The Mesobacillus jeotgali genome window below encodes:
- a CDS encoding MFS transporter — protein MNTKKALPILFLVMFLVMVGFGIIIPVIPFYAEEIGATPTQLGLLMAVYSLMQFIFAPMWGRISDRIGRKPVIMIGILGLSLSFFLMALSTELWMLFAARIIGGFLSSANMPTVMAYVADITSEEDRGKGMGIIGASVGLGFIFGPAIGGIFSQSSLNTPFYLAGATSLVTFLFVTFVLKESLSPEQRSSQEKERTSLLKALNGPLSMLFLLQLFVSLSLAGLEATFAYFAAEKAGLGSVELGYIFMIMGLAGAIVQGGLVGRLTKTLGEGKVIQLGIVISAAGFGLILLTEGFGTAALFLTIFGIGNGLIRPSVSSLLTKKSTTGHGGTTGLLSSFDSLGRIIGPPLGGWLFSIAIGMPYISGILLSVIALILYRVYSARSLSTAK, from the coding sequence ATGAACACCAAAAAGGCTTTGCCTATTTTATTTTTAGTCATGTTTCTCGTGATGGTCGGCTTTGGGATTATCATTCCAGTCATTCCTTTTTATGCGGAAGAAATCGGGGCAACGCCAACTCAATTAGGTCTGTTAATGGCAGTCTACTCCTTGATGCAGTTTATATTCGCACCTATGTGGGGGCGAATTTCCGATAGGATTGGCAGAAAGCCTGTCATAATGATCGGTATTCTCGGGCTGTCCCTTTCTTTTTTCCTGATGGCTCTTTCCACTGAGCTTTGGATGCTGTTTGCGGCCAGAATCATTGGAGGCTTCTTGTCATCAGCTAATATGCCGACTGTCATGGCCTATGTAGCGGACATCACATCTGAGGAGGACCGTGGAAAAGGCATGGGAATCATCGGAGCTTCAGTCGGACTCGGGTTTATTTTTGGTCCTGCGATTGGCGGCATTTTTTCACAATCCAGCCTGAACACACCATTTTACCTTGCAGGGGCAACATCGCTCGTTACGTTCCTGTTCGTTACTTTTGTCCTGAAGGAGTCATTATCACCTGAACAGCGCAGCAGTCAGGAAAAGGAAAGAACATCTTTATTGAAGGCTTTGAACGGACCGCTATCCATGCTATTCCTGCTTCAGTTGTTCGTCTCGCTTTCTCTTGCTGGATTAGAGGCAACCTTTGCATATTTCGCTGCTGAAAAAGCTGGGTTAGGATCCGTTGAATTAGGATATATTTTCATGATCATGGGACTGGCAGGAGCTATCGTACAGGGAGGACTAGTCGGCAGGCTGACAAAGACGCTTGGCGAGGGTAAGGTCATCCAGCTTGGTATTGTTATTTCTGCTGCAGGCTTTGGTTTGATCCTTTTGACAGAAGGATTCGGAACTGCAGCATTATTCCTGACCATTTTTGGTATTGGTAATGGGCTGATTCGTCCTAGCGTATCATCGCTTCTGACAAAAAAATCGACGACTGGGCATGGAGGCACGACCGGATTGCTTTCATCCTTTGATTCCCTTGGCAGGATTATCGGACCGCCATTAGGTGGATGGCTGTTCTCGATTGCCATTGGGATGCCTTATATCTCGGGGATTTTATTATCAGTGATTGCTCTCATTTTATACAGAGTCTACAGTGCTCGATCTTTAAGCACAGCAAAATAA
- the pepF gene encoding oligoendopeptidase F: MTKTIEKRPVRSEVPADLTWNLDDLFLSDLEWEAALEEIETDVKEFADFKGNLHTSAKSLLECLTAQEELTKKLVKVRTYASLKQSADGTDPVNQANSAKVAATGTQALAALSFISSEILEFEDGKVEEFIQEEPGLEPFKKSLVELLETKKHKLSPETEEVLAALGEVHAAPYNIYGMAKLADMQFSSIQDEEGNELPVSFALFESRYEFSPDTDVRRKAYDSFVSTLKQYKNTIAATYATEVKKQVTLAKLRNYESVTDMLLEPQQVTKEMYNNQIDIIYKELAPHMRRFAQLKKKVLGLDKMKFCDLKAPFDPEFDPSITYEEARNLITESLKVMGADYTAMIEKGFEERWVDLADNVGKSTGAFCSSPYGSHPYILITWADNMRGCFTLAHEFGHAGHFYLANQNQRIMNVRPSMYFIEAPSTMNEMLLAQHLLDKNKDDVQMSRWVILQLLGTYYHNFVTHLLEAEYQRRVYAHAEAGKALTAKTLTEIKTDVLEGFWGDTVEIDEGAGLTWMRQPHYYMGLYPYTYSAGLTASTAVSQLIKEEGQPAVDRWLEVLRAGGTMKPLELLKQAGLDMSTPEPVRKAVAYVGSLIDELEQSYQ, translated from the coding sequence TTGACAAAAACGATTGAAAAGCGTCCTGTCCGCTCTGAGGTCCCTGCGGATTTGACATGGAATCTGGATGACCTATTCCTGTCTGACCTGGAGTGGGAGGCTGCACTTGAAGAAATTGAAACTGACGTCAAGGAATTCGCAGACTTTAAAGGAAACTTACATACTAGTGCAAAATCACTGCTTGAATGTCTTACTGCTCAGGAAGAACTGACAAAGAAGCTAGTCAAAGTCCGCACATATGCTAGCTTGAAGCAATCCGCAGATGGCACAGATCCTGTGAATCAGGCAAATTCCGCTAAAGTGGCAGCCACTGGCACACAGGCTTTGGCTGCTCTATCCTTTATCTCATCTGAAATACTGGAGTTTGAAGATGGGAAAGTAGAAGAATTCATCCAGGAGGAGCCTGGTCTGGAACCCTTCAAAAAAAGTTTAGTTGAGCTATTAGAAACGAAGAAGCATAAGCTATCACCTGAAACAGAAGAGGTACTCGCTGCGCTTGGGGAGGTTCACGCCGCACCTTACAACATCTATGGCATGGCTAAACTTGCCGACATGCAGTTCTCATCCATTCAGGACGAAGAGGGAAATGAATTACCTGTTTCTTTTGCGCTATTTGAGAGCCGTTATGAATTTTCACCAGACACAGATGTCCGCAGAAAAGCGTATGATTCCTTTGTTTCTACACTAAAACAATATAAAAATACAATCGCTGCTACCTATGCAACCGAAGTGAAAAAACAGGTAACTCTCGCAAAACTCAGGAACTATGAGTCTGTTACCGATATGCTATTGGAACCGCAGCAGGTAACAAAGGAAATGTACAATAACCAGATCGATATCATTTACAAGGAACTGGCACCCCATATGCGCCGATTCGCCCAGTTAAAGAAGAAGGTGCTGGGCCTTGATAAGATGAAGTTCTGTGACTTGAAGGCTCCTTTTGATCCTGAATTCGATCCGTCGATCACCTATGAAGAAGCACGCAACCTGATCACAGAGTCCTTGAAAGTTATGGGTGCTGACTATACGGCCATGATTGAAAAAGGCTTTGAAGAGAGATGGGTGGACCTAGCTGATAATGTTGGAAAATCAACAGGTGCTTTCTGTTCAAGCCCTTATGGCTCACATCCATATATCCTGATCACATGGGCAGACAATATGCGCGGCTGCTTTACGCTTGCCCATGAGTTTGGACATGCGGGACATTTTTACCTGGCGAATCAAAACCAGCGCATCATGAATGTCCGTCCTTCCATGTATTTTATTGAAGCACCTTCTACCATGAATGAGATGCTTCTTGCACAGCATCTTCTCGATAAAAATAAGGACGATGTCCAGATGAGCCGCTGGGTCATTCTACAGCTACTGGGAACGTATTATCATAACTTTGTCACACACCTGCTTGAAGCAGAGTATCAGCGCCGTGTGTACGCCCATGCTGAAGCTGGCAAAGCCCTGACGGCAAAGACGCTTACGGAGATCAAAACTGACGTCCTTGAGGGCTTCTGGGGCGATACAGTGGAAATCGATGAGGGAGCAGGCCTGACCTGGATGCGCCAGCCTCATTATTACATGGGCTTGTATCCATACACCTACTCAGCAGGATTGACCGCATCGACTGCCGTGTCACAGCTGATCAAGGAAGAAGGCCAGCCTGCCGTTGACCGCTGGCTTGAGGTGCTCCGTGCGGGCGGCACTATGAAGCCGCTTGAATTGTTGAAACAAGCAGGATTGGATATGTCCACACCGGAACCTGTCAGAAAAGCTGTTGCTTATGTCGGTTCATTGATTGACGAGTTGGAGCAATCCTATCAATAG